GCGCGACGCCAGCCCGCCCACCATGCTCCGCCGCACCTCGGGCTCGGTGACGCGCGCCCGGTAGCGGTGCACGCGCCCGTCCGCCCGCCGCGACACGACGCCGCGCCGCTCCAGCCGCGTCAGCAGCGTGGCCACGGTCGTCGGCGCCAGCCCGCGCTCGTCCAGCAGCCCGGCGTGGATCTCCTGCACGGTCGCCTCGCCCCGCTCCCAGAGAACGCGGAGCACGGCAAGCTGCAGATCGGTCAGGTCGGGCGCGTCGCTCATCGCGATTCCAGGGTGGCGAGTTCATCTACACCTGTAGTACTACACTTGTAGATTGGAGATGTCAAGCCTTGAGCGACTGGGTCGGGTGGATCGGCGGATTGGGCGAAGTGACACCGTATCTGGAGATTACCTG
The nucleotide sequence above comes from Longimicrobium sp.. Encoded proteins:
- a CDS encoding BlaI/MecI/CopY family transcriptional regulator; this encodes MSDAPDLTDLQLAVLRVLWERGEATVQEIHAGLLDERGLAPTTVATLLTRLERRGVVSRRADGRVHRYRARVTEPEVRRSMVGGLASRLFGGDVAAMVSHLLGGEHVGADDLERIRALVEKRERELKEGHDG